One Spirochaetota bacterium DNA segment encodes these proteins:
- a CDS encoding carboxylate--amine ligase — translation MKELLKNAVGKGQKALSEYDSARVIASAGVAVTKYMLAKTRDQAVSFAREMGFPVVLKGCSDKVTHKTEMGMVKLKLKSDQEVAAAYDELTGKGVILDGVLVQEWIEGDKREFVIGLTRDPQFGPCVMFGLGGIFTEVLKDVSFRVAPLTELDAAEMIEEIRTRKMLDEFRGSPAVERAALVKALIGIGNLGLEYDEIREIDINPMVINGDKPVAVDALVILNSK, via the coding sequence ATGAAGGAACTTCTGAAAAATGCCGTCGGGAAGGGACAAAAAGCGCTCTCCGAATACGACTCCGCGCGGGTTATCGCGTCCGCGGGTGTAGCAGTGACGAAATATATGCTCGCGAAGACGAGGGACCAGGCCGTATCCTTCGCACGCGAGATGGGATTTCCCGTGGTGCTCAAGGGCTGCTCGGACAAGGTGACCCACAAGACGGAGATGGGCATGGTGAAACTCAAGCTGAAGAGCGACCAGGAGGTCGCCGCCGCCTACGACGAGCTCACCGGCAAGGGAGTGATCCTTGACGGCGTACTCGTGCAGGAATGGATCGAGGGCGACAAGCGCGAGTTCGTGATAGGGCTTACACGCGACCCGCAGTTCGGTCCCTGCGTCATGTTCGGCCTGGGGGGTATTTTTACCGAGGTGCTCAAGGACGTAAGCTTCCGCGTCGCCCCGCTCACCGAGCTCGACGCGGCGGAGATGATCGAGGAGATCCGCACACGCAAGATGCTGGACGAGTTCCGCGGGAGCCCCGCGGTGGAGCGCGCTGCGCTCGTGAAGGCGCTTATCGGGATAGGCAACCTGGGCCTGGAATACGATGAAATCAGGGAGATCGATATCAACCCGATGGTGATAAACGGGGACAAGCCGGTCGCCGTCGACGCCCTGGTAATCCTGAACAGCAAGTAG
- a CDS encoding 6-phosphofructokinase has product MNPKHKKVGILFSGGPAPSANTVISSTTLNFLDDNIPVIGIFRGYEFIQDFNINYPKLRKGVHYEELNYNITQVRNERGIYLRTSRANPGKNIRAMEDISNPEKNAQLRNILDALDHLNVGALISIGGDDTLKTANFLYLMGFPLIHIPKTIDNDYYGIPWTFGYWTAVNSAQIEMLNIKADAQATDSFFIVELMGRKAGWLTYAAGIAAEAIMMIGLEDIDDDELDLEALAERIADTMIARENNRRPYGVIAVAEGLADKLPDKLKPHETDKHGNILFREANISRLLADAAKRVYREKTGLDIKLIPKQIGYETRSAAPISFDVVLGSMLGYGAYKFYRDNNFGVMVSVTDNFDLKAVPFSELIDHDTLKTKLRDVPRGSDFFSLKEKLSFRKYWE; this is encoded by the coding sequence ATGAATCCGAAACACAAGAAAGTGGGGATCCTCTTTTCCGGGGGACCCGCCCCGAGTGCGAATACCGTCATATCCTCGACGACGCTTAATTTCCTTGACGACAATATCCCCGTGATCGGAATTTTCAGGGGCTATGAGTTCATCCAGGATTTCAATATCAATTATCCCAAGCTTCGCAAGGGCGTACACTACGAGGAGCTCAATTACAATATCACCCAGGTAAGGAACGAACGGGGGATATATCTGCGCACCTCCCGTGCGAACCCCGGGAAAAACATAAGGGCCATGGAGGATATTTCCAACCCGGAAAAAAACGCCCAGTTGCGCAATATTCTCGATGCGCTGGATCACCTTAACGTGGGCGCCCTCATCTCGATCGGCGGAGACGACACGCTCAAAACGGCGAATTTCCTGTACCTCATGGGATTTCCCCTCATCCATATCCCGAAGACGATCGACAACGACTATTACGGAATTCCCTGGACCTTCGGATACTGGACGGCCGTCAACTCGGCGCAGATCGAGATGCTCAACATAAAGGCGGACGCGCAGGCGACCGACAGCTTTTTCATCGTCGAGCTCATGGGAAGAAAGGCGGGCTGGCTCACCTACGCCGCCGGAATCGCGGCCGAGGCGATAATGATGATCGGACTCGAGGATATCGACGACGACGAGCTCGACCTTGAAGCGCTGGCGGAGCGCATCGCCGATACGATGATCGCCCGGGAGAACAACCGCCGCCCGTACGGCGTGATCGCGGTCGCGGAGGGGCTCGCCGACAAGCTGCCGGACAAGCTCAAGCCCCATGAGACCGACAAGCACGGGAACATCCTCTTCCGCGAGGCGAACATTTCGCGCCTGCTCGCCGATGCGGCGAAGCGCGTGTACCGCGAAAAGACCGGGCTCGACATCAAGCTCATCCCGAAGCAGATCGGCTACGAGACGCGCAGTGCGGCCCCCATCAGCTTCGACGTCGTGCTCGGCAGCATGCTCGGCTACGGCGCGTACAAGTTCTACAGGGATAACAATTTCGGCGTCATGGTTTCTGTAACGGACAATTTCGACCTGAAGGCCGTCCCCTTCAGCGAACTCATCGATCACGACACGCTCAAGACCAAGCTCAGGGATGTGCCGCGCGGAAGCGATTTTTTCTCGCTCAAGGAAAAGTTATCATTCAGAAAATACTGGGAATAG